The DNA segment GACAGATGGTTTACAGTGATTAAAtgcttcattaataaatcattaacaaacattatataatgcttaactgatcattagttaatgtttacaaatgtTGTTAAACAttcaatgcatttaaaaagtatacACATAATTTTAAAAGGAAGTACACATTGATTGTaagtttatttgttaataaaatgttgAATGCTTACAAGTGTCATTAAACTTAAGTTCACATATTAGCTAATGctcatttttacatttgaaaatgtgaaaatatagcttaattattcattttaagcaCGTCACAaactattcattttaatatattcattaaCTCATAATCACAGTCTGAGGTAATATACACTGACAAAAATGATACTGGTAAGATAAGTGGTTGCAAACAATTAATTTTATCtacatcaaataataataataaaaaatgttgaaagtaagccaacaacattttatgtaaattaagctAAATTAAACTGActgcaaccacttaccttaaaaaaaagtaaatgaaatgaatattttttgtttgtttgtgtagacTTCCACTATTtgcacattttaaatcatttattaattatttgttaatgttttgtaGTATCTACAGTGGggattattaattaattgtaaatgtttctaaacatttattgattattagtACCTTCATGAGCCCTTTTTTCCACATCTTTACAACTAATTTTTTACatctcattttaaaatgttttagcagTAATCAATCTAAAGTTGAGTATTCatcttttgtaaatgtttataaaaaatgtttaactatCTTTGTTGGCACCGGACTTTTAGCTACTATAAAATGTCTGTGTAAAGGGTGACTAGGTAAGTTCAGCTAAATGCTTGTGTAAGACATTACAAACATTGCAATTtgggtgcaatttttttttttttttttttgcctcaacaCTTATATTAGTATACTATTGAGAATTATTAAACAGAATATTCCTTGAATCATACATTAACAGGAgcaggaaaaaacaacaaaaaatgtcaaGAAAATACTTAATTGCTAATTTATCTGTTTgtactacaaaccagtgtgttcttaattatgataacagattaaaataatatgaaaggacacatcaattgtcatagcaagcagcaaaacaaactgttttgtacaCCTTAAAATAGCTGGACGCAAATGAGACCGGAAGCTAGACCCATAGAATTCACAAATGACATTTTTAAGCAATTTAATTTACATGAAATGTTAATTATTAGTTACgtaatgtttaatgttaagtTTATCAGTAAACATTAACAAGCATGTTATATTTCACGTTTCTTAGGTATGTGAATATGCAGTTTATTAACTATTGATCCATTGAGCATtacataatgtttgttaatgatttattaatgaaaaaaatagagtgctagagttacagggtcaaataaagatgtgtttttatccatttcttgaagatggctaaagaCTTGGATTGAGTTCGGCAGGTCATTCCATCGGTGTATTGTTGGTACTTTTAACCAGTCAAAGCAATCTTATAGCGaaaattagttttaaatgaaCTTTGCCTTGACAGATGCTATATTTGCTATATAAATTTGAATTATGCTGCATTATCTAAATAAGCAAAGATATCAaatctgttattattttttatcataccTGTTATCTTGATGTGCGTTTATGCAAGGCTTTAATACAATGGCACACAGGGGTCACTATGCATTGACATCATAGTAAATTATAGTTGTTAACCTTAAAAAGGGTAAGACCATAAAAtgacataagatttttttttttttttttttttttgcaattttccaTCTGTAGTGAACAGCAGGGCCCAGTTTATAGCGGGGGCCTCTCTCTGACCACAACTGTGGACCAAGGTTTGCTACATTTTGATTGGATCTTGGTGGATTAACATAAGTAAACTATCCAATGCCATTAGATAAAGACGCTAGGAAAACAGCCAGACTATTAGATAGCAAGAAGCCAGGTAAGGACAGTTTCTGCCCTTGACCTACCTAGTGGATGAAACAAAGAGAGATCAGAGAGATAAATTTAAAGCCATTCAGAACTATGTTTTCAAACCTTAAACTAATACAAACTAAAACACACCCATCTTAtacttattcagagaaataagtaTTCCAAGTGACAGCGATGTGTAGTGCAACATCTTAAACTCAGCTGTTggcaaataaatgcattcatgacaagtgtgtgtgtttttttttttttttttactttatttgttcaTAACATTGCCAAAGGTATTCTGGTTGTGGTTTGGTAAGTGAATAATGCATCTGTAAAACTTTAGTGAtgcttttctaaatttgtgtttGGACTATGCAAATAAGTTTGAAAGAAAGATGGGCCACACCATATTTCCTGCTCTGATGGAAATGGACAATCAAAGCAGAAAATGGAGAAGCTCCAAATTGCAATCTCCTCCTAGGAAAGGGATAAATGTACAATCAACATTCTGAGACTCTGGCTTGCAAGGGTGAGAAGATAGCAGATACACAGTTCTGAGTCTCCCATCTAGAGAGTATCAGAAACACCAATGCTCTGAACTTCTGGCCTGTGAGGGAAGAGACAATAACAGATACCAAGTTCTGAGTTGCCAGCTTTTGAGGCAGCAACAGATACAACCACGTTCTGAGCCTCCAGCCTGTGAGGAAAGAGACACTCTATACGTTAAGAGTATTTGTCCAACAAGACAACAACAGATGCAGCATGCCCTGAATCTTCATCCAAGAGAGACAAAGCGGATCGACCAAGTTCTGAGTCTTTAGCCCAgagagacagatatacagacattTGCAACAAGGTTAAGCTCCAGCGAGCAAACCTTCACTTCAAGGTATTTTCGTCTGTGTGTTCCAGGGTAAGAACCTTCTGCACCTACTCCAGAGCCACAATTGTGTTCCAGATTTTGGGACCCTTTGGTAGTCCAGGAGACTACAGCGCTTTGTGTTCAAGGCTGTTCAAACAGATTCCTGCTCCTTTCCCCACTGCATTGCTACCAGTACAACCAGTGGAAGAAGTCACTGCCACTGGACTGCCCACTCGACCACAGAGAACGTACTGTAAATATCACTTATCCAAACCTCTTCTGGAGGATGGATTTCATGCAGGCCaggtgtgggccagatctgggccgaaactgcttgctgtcggGCCTTAACCCTACTTCTGTTGGGGAAAATTCTGGAAGCCTGTTCTGTTGGGGAAAATTCTGGAAGCCTGTTGGAAGTGTAAAAGCATCCATGAGCATTTgaatacaaaaatttaaattcctCATAAAAAAGATCACATGTGaacctacagtaaatatatcaaaatgtattttttttattaataatacaaattattaaggaattaatttggacaactttatacAACAGGTGCCACTAtctgtatattaataatacaaattgttaaggaattaatttggacaactttatcCAACAGGTGGCACTATCTGAATATCTGAATATTGGCTTTTAGATGTGTTATGGCCAGGACTTTTAACAAACAAGAAATTTGGGGAAGACTGGACATTgcatattttagtttagttagtgTAGTGGTCCTGGttttggcttatctgaaggacatcactggacctcCTGCAGGTTGCTTACTGAGCAAATAGGTCTGCTGATGATGCAGTCAGCATGGGACTGCACATCATCCTGCAatatctggacaaaacagggacttgtGTGAGGATCCTGTTCATGGACTTCGGCCTTCTCATTCGGCattggagtcattcaggttcttGGGCACCTGAAAAAGAGGTGTGTTGAGGTTCATTGATGGTGCATTGCTATATTGAGGCAACTGAAATAGACTGCGCTATTGACCAACAAAAACCTTGTCTAAAGTTAATGGCGCAGTTGTGTTCCACAACACGTGTACACTGCTTATTTAACACACGGGGATGCACAGCAACACAAAcccatgccaaatataaaaaattaaaggatacaaagtaaaagtttattattgagatataaaaatgcctacatgtcataatggatagtaaTTACATGTATCAGAATTAAGCTATTTGCTCACACATGAGGAGCTCCGTTTCCTCTCCGGAGACACTTTCATCTTTGCTTGCTaattctgccatgtaaatagcaaatccgatATGGCACGATCGCAACTGgatcttaaagggaatgggagatgaaaCTCTGATTGGTTCATTGCAAGTTATGACCAATACACACCCATTACTCTTAAGAGAATAATGACATCCCTTTTAGAGCATGCACCAGGCGTGCTGACTATTTTtcccatcattaaactagcaaaagtctATTTGGACACGCCCTAAGTGCACCTGCACTGTGTGCTTTAGAACATGcacttagatcgttaaaatagggcccattatCTTCATGGCTAAATCAATTCCATACAGTCTCATCCTTCCCGTGTTCAGTGCATCCACCCACCACTTGGAAACTTTCACTGGAGATGGACATTTCAAAATGAACTGGGAAAGAGCCACTCAAGAACTGATAATCAACTTCAGTttgacttctttctttctttctttctttctttctttctttcttatttttggTTTCAGCTTTATCTTTTGAGTGTTTCTTCCTGATCTAGCTTTTCAAAAAGGTGTGTGATGTCACACCCCATGATGCGAAGATCTTTCTTCTGTAAAACTGGCAAAAAAATACTAGGTTAGCATCTGGTATTTTAATTCTTATAAAAAGCATCTTAGACATTGGAAACATCACTTAAAGAAATATGCTAACATTTACTTCTAAGAATTGTGTGAAGTGTCTGGAAATGATTTTATCCATCAGTCTTCGACTGTCAGGTGATTCAAAGGATGGGCTTTTGACCactgccaatctgaaacaagagCGTCAAATTTCATTCCAGTGTCCTGAAATATTCTGTCAAGTCAAGTaatttaagcagcatttaaatattaaaaaccagCTGAGATAAGTCTTAGGAAATCGGATGATTATTCAATGGGTCGATCTGTTGTGAAGATGATTACATTTTACTTCAAGAGCCACAATAAATCATTACCTGAAACTTCCTCAGTTCCTCTGGAAGAGATGTCTCCAATTTGCAGTTGTACTGCAGATGCAGAGAGATGAAATCCACATGCACCTGAAGATGAGACAAGAGAAGTATgtgataaattacatttacattaatcatttagcagatgattttGTCCAAAGTggtttacaaatgaggacaatggaagctatcaaaatcaacaaaagagaatacatatttaaatgaCATCAAATTTATGCTAAATATAGCataaaatacttaataataaCTATGCAGCAGCATAATATATGATGATCTGTCTTGAACACTTACCATGATTTTTGGCCCTATTTGTTAAATGGAGATATCACTGGTTCTGATGCCAACAGAcaaatgtgctgaaaaaaaaatatatatatatcactaaaATACTTCATATATCACTAAAACACCAACATTGTACTATAATAAAGAACTAATGGGGTTACTGGGCTTAGTATATTCCAGTGaatatactaatactaataacaaCAAAGTTTTTatctaaatttaaacaaaaaaataatttagcatGTTATTTATTAAACTAATGTAAAATGTTTCATGCAAAAAAGATCCATAAATTATTTGGtttaaaagaaatcataatcTCATGATAATTTGCatataattacatttcaaatgacaaCCTGAATGGAGATTTggagaattatttaaaaaaacttgccATAAGAAACTAGGATTTCATCAAGAATGGTTTTGTTGAGAAGTATAAATTGAATATTTTACTCAAAACATATGAGTTACTGAGAGTTTTCCACTGACAACTAGCCCTGGTCTCTTTTGtgtacataaaacattaatttattaattaattaataaactcaCATGTTCATCTTTGAACATTTGATGACAgaaattgtaaatatttgtatggACACAATTTTGCAGTTGCACGTCATGTAGCTCATGCAGGTGACCGAATGTGATGATTGTGTCCACAAAATCTTTAAATGTGCTGAACACAAATCCTGCATACTGCTCAAACATTTGCACCAGTAATGGATTCTCTCAGCCTCCAAATCTGGCTCTGTAGGGTTCTGCTACAGCAGAACGATGGAGAACCAGCAGAGGTTTGATGCCAGATTCAGATTGCTCTGCATTACTGGAGCTCCAAAAAACAGCCAACAAACATAGAGAAAGAAATCCCTCTAGGATCTTCATCATGACTGAGCTACATATGGGGAGAGTGTTCAAAGTTCTTTAGAAGTACTACTGTTAATCTAAGGGTTAGGCCTTTTTATCAGTCACTATCATACAGTTTAACTTTAATCCAATAAGTAGTAGAGTTTATGGCAGTCATTATGTTTTCAGATTAGTGTGTTTGACTGTAAAGATAtccagaaacaaaaacaaaacaaaatataatactaAACTTACCTTCATCTTAAAGGAAATCCCCCTTCCATTTGGGCAAACCTGCAGTGAAGCATTCGGAGTTGATATTTCAAGTACTTTGTACAAGACTAGAGAGACATGAAGAGTTTTCACTGGTGGCTGGTGAATGGATTACTAGAACGCAATGCCGCAGAGTTTCAAGAGAAGCTCTCAGTTGTTCAGTAGgattcattaaacattttcacatttgaGAAATGGATAAATTCTTACTTATAGGTTCGGCCAAGATGCGATATCAAATTACACACATATACAATGAAAACATGGAATACAATTGgaaaattatgaatattaaaatgattgctGAAACACTCATTTTTAAGCTATTAAGCTATTTTGAGCAATGTCAAATTATTGCGGTGATGACCCAgggaatttaggcatcacagcaTTATGCTGATTAAATATGACGAGATGTTTATTTTGAGAtgacagttgaggaaaaaatttaaaaagtagaTTTGACCAGGTCATGGGAAACACCATAAACTGTGCATATTCAAATTTCTACTGTAATCTAGCACCCTCAATATAAGTTTCATAAAGGCAAATGTCATTTAACATCAGGAAGTGAACAAATATTAGTTCACTGAAAGatacataaagaaataaaacacattaacagagatttgtttttaaacaaggcatttacttaactcactgtaaatgttGGTGTCATAAATACTATGACACAAAGGACCTTTTATCAGGCAATGATAAAACACCTCAAATATGCCAAGTACTGGCCAATTAACTAGCCTCAACGTTTTATCAGTCAATTTATCATTATTCAAGACCAGTTAATCATTATTGGAAgcacataaaaaaagaacaaggaGGCATGGATGCATTTTTTTAACCAATTGTTTATTTAGattataaaatacttaaaaaaaaccttacaaaaaTCCTTAGAAAATATAGAAAATTGAGATGATCCTGGAGAAATGTATCAAAAGATGGAAAACCTGGCTGTTAACAGACATGAGTTAATTAAACGGTGTCAGAACAACAAGATTGCATTGGTACCATGTACAAAACATTAGGCTCTATGGCTTTCAATTCTGAGACCTTATTGCTATTCAGTGTAAACTGCATTTGGACCAACTTATgattttcatttgcataaagGAGGCAAAATGATAGACTAACCTAAAAATAATCTATTATATTAGGACTTTTAACTGTGGAGCCATTCTCTGAAAACATGAGTTTGCCTTTCTAATGGTTGGTCAAATGAAACAAAAGCCAAACTTGTTTAAAGCCTCAGAAAAGAGAAgtaaacaaaaagcaaacaaataagaTTGAAATTGTAGCCTACAAAAAaagcttattcaaaataaaagGGATAGTAACCAAAGTACTTCTCATATACAggtaaaatacacaaaatatgcaAATAGAATAACAAAAGTTTCTTTGTAGATCAATAATTGATTCACAAGTATTCAAGCATTTTCCAggtttccattttgttcataaacATACACTACTCGTGGTCCACTACTCAAAACACAGAACTGTACTTAACACACTAAACTACATAACTGATGTGGTTTTACACTGGCTCGTCCATCTAATTCTGGAATGGCAAAGATATGTAAACTCCAGTTTAAGGCATTTTTGAGATGCACAATTGGCACTTCATAAGAAGTGTGGTAAACAAATGGAAGAACCACAACTCACTTTccctatgaagaaaaaaaaaagagagagagagagagatgagacaTTGCAGAGTCTCCTAGTGACTGAGGAGTATAACAACCATCTTTCTAACTAGCTTTTGGTCACTTTGGAGTATCCGGCAGACTGGCTGATGTCAAGTATAACTGGCTGGTGAGATGCTGCTTTCTGAGGTTTTAACTTTGCATACACTTGCCATAATACTGCACAACATTCTTACAGATTCACCAGTGTGCGGAAGGACACACATGCTCCACTCGGTTCACAAAATGTTCAGCAGCCAAACATAAGATACACAACACGGACATACAGACACTTTCTCTTTTTTCAAAATGATCCATGCCAACCACAGGTGGGGCACTCTGTTGCACAGAAAAGCAGATGATAGTTTATGGTTCTCCATCAAGCATGGATCCctatgaaagaaagagagaaaaaagaaaactcaTTAAAACTCACATGTTCATTCTGAGAAAGCATGCAAATATTAGTCTCGAATTTGAACTTcattctcaaaaaaaacaaaaaaaatatatttatagacaaatttaaataaatcacaaatttaGATTATACttgcaaaaatacaaaatacatttttaaacaaacacacatacatattcaAACACAAAGTGTGCATACACTTCATTAAACTACAGAATAGATCAATTCTAAATATAGAGATATTTgcatctataaaacaaaactttacataagtaccgtattttccagattataataaacaaatttttttcatagtttggctggtcctgcgacttatagtcaggtgcggcCTCTCagggctgtagacggtaatgttttctcttggttctaaataaatgcgacttttcCTCAgcgtgacgtatttttggactgatgcgacttaaacttaggtgtgacttatagtccgaaaaatacagtatacatatttttacaagtgatatagacacacacatacatataatgtttccttatttaaaaaaaaaaaagctattgtgAAATGTTTTCGTCTTGCCTTTTTCACATGTGCTTCCCTGCTTCTCCTGTGCAAAGTTGAGTCTGTTCTGCTCTACAGCAGTGCCGTTGGACTCTGGGCTGCTGCTGCGTGAAGGACTGCTCTCCCCATTCTGATAGGCCATATCCAGATGCTGCTGGGCCAGTTTTAGGTGTCTACGCAGGCGGTCAATATCTCGCAATGACGACTCGTCACCAAAAGACTCCCGACCCGAGTCCAAGTTATACTCTGGTTTCAGTCCCATGGAGAGCTTGTCTTTTTTCAGTGCAGTGTGGTACCCTGGTGGTGCTGTGGGCACCTGTCTGCATATGGCGTCACGGGGGCGTGCGGCACTGTGGTTGTGCGTGCGTCGTCGAAAAGCATCACGGATTCCACTGAGGCCCAAATGAAGAATCTCCAGCACCGTGAGAAACAAGCAGAGACAGCTCACGGCATACATGATCAGCAGGAAGATCGTTTTCTCCGTAGGACGTGACACAAAACAGTCCACCGTGTGTGGGCAGGGGCTGCGAGTGCACACATACGAGGGGTCGACCTCAAAACCATACAGGATATACTGGCCAAAGAGAAAACCAACCTCGAAAACAACCCGAGATAGAAGCTGAAGGATGTACACCTTCATAAGCCCGTCCCTCTTTATCCTCCGTCGACCATCGTGTTTAGGGGCGGGCTTCACAGGAGCTTTCTCTTTCTCAGGCAGGATCTCCTCCATCATCATGGGATCTTCCTCACCGTTGTCCTCAGCCTCCTCATAATCACGGTTAGCTCCGCGTTTAATCATGGGCATGCGTTTCCGGTTACTCGGCTTGTACTCATCATCATTCATACGAGCGATCTTGTGCATTGCAAAGCCTAGGTACATAATAGTGGGGGTTGTGATCAAAATGATCTGAAAAACCCA comes from the Carassius gibelio isolate Cgi1373 ecotype wild population from Czech Republic chromosome B9, carGib1.2-hapl.c, whole genome shotgun sequence genome and includes:
- the LOC127964599 gene encoding gap junction gamma-1 protein; this translates as MSWSFLTRLLDEISNHSTFVGKIWLTLLIIFRIVLTVVGGESIYYDEQSKFVCNTHQPGCENVCYDAFAPLSHVRFWVFQIILITTPTIMYLGFAMHKIARMNDDEYKPSNRKRMPMIKRGANRDYEEAEDNGEEDPMMMEEILPEKEKAPVKPAPKHDGRRRIKRDGLMKVYILQLLSRVVFEVGFLFGQYILYGFEVDPSYVCTRSPCPHTVDCFVSRPTEKTIFLLIMYAVSCLCLFLTVLEILHLGLSGIRDAFRRRTHNHSAARPRDAICRQVPTAPPGYHTALKKDKLSMGLKPEYNLDSGRESFGDESSLRDIDRLRRHLKLAQQHLDMAYQNGESSPSRSSSPESNGTAVEQNRLNFAQEKQGSTCEKGIHA